The sequence AATTTTGGCTTTGCGGAGAGCTGAGTCCCGTATCTCCACAGGTAATTCAGCCCAACAAGCAGCTCGATGATGGCATCTTCGGTCTTGTCCCGGTCAGCGAAGTGCAGCGTCTGCAGGAGCAGAACGCTCGTGCCGGAGCCGACGTTCCGCTGCTCGAAGCTCCTCTCGGACCGCCACCGCACAGTGTTGTGGGCGACCGGTGCTAGCCATCCGAGGATCCCCTGCACCGTGTCAGCCCACCCGGCGGCCAGGACGCGATCGCAGGGCGTGCCCTTCTTCCGAGCTGCGGACGACGGCGGCCTTAGGCGTGCTCGGAGGGACGCCCGGATACTGTCAGTCAGCATGCCGTACAGCGCATCCCTCTCGTCGGGGCAGATGTGCCGGGGCGAGATGGCGAGCTTCTCGGCGAAGACGACGAGGTTCGCGGAGTGCGATGCCAGGGCGGCTGCGCCGAGGGTCGTCTCCGGTGCGTTTTCCAGCACGTCGTGCGACGAGCACTCGAACACCGAAGTGGAGAGCTTCCTGTTGGCGCTGTGACGATCACTCTCGTTGGTCTGGTAACTGCCACTGAAATCGTCGTTGTTGGATGAGACGTAGCTGAAGCTCAGTGGGAGATCATGGCCGCCGTGGACCCACCCCTCCTTGTTCGGAGACTTGCTCCCGCTGACCATGCAGTCGATGAGGTGCTTGCCACGCACAGGCCACTTGAGCTGCTTCAAACTCTGGCTCCTGGAAAGTAGGAACCGGCGAACGTCGCCGTTAGGCCTCGTTTGATACGAGGGTATTGACAGGGTTTGGAGAGGATTAACCTCGCGAGGCCCAGAAACCTCGAGAAAGCGGGATGGCCCATTTGTTTCACGTGGTTTGCACAGCTGATCCCCCTTCGATCCCCGTCGACCCCCTCCTATCCACGTGGTTCTCAGCCCTCGAGGGGGGACTCAAGGATTTGGAGGAAACGAAGCCGCCCCCACCCGCCGCTCACTCAACGCTCTGCCGCCCGACTCCTCCTCAAGAcgctgccgcccgccgcctcgacgccggtgTACCCCTCCGGCATACTGGACGTCTCCCCGGCGGTAAGTCCTCGCCTGCCCTCGCCTCGCCTCCCCTCCTTTTCCCTCGTCGTCTAGGTTTCTTCCATCGGCCCGGCCACTGCTGCCGCCTTGTCCTCCCTGGCGAGCTCGCCAAGCACGCCGTCTCCGAGGGAAACAAAGCCGTCACCATCACCAAGTTCACTTTAGTCTGGTTCGGTCTGTTCGTGATGCTTTTAGTGATGGAAGTTGCTGAATGATTCCAGAACTGAATTTCTGGATCTTTTTGGTAAACTGAGACTTTGATAGGAATGATTCATTTCTGCTGTGATGTAATTATCATTATAATCTCTGCCATGCGATTGTGCCTTTTAGTAATTCACACAGATTCTAGCTAGGTTGTTGATCCACCCACAAGGGTGTACTTCTAAATTAGGTGCAGTACCCACCAGATTATTCAATTGCCCCGTTTAATTGCGTGTTGTCACTGAGCATTGCCGTTGTGATGATCATTAACCTGGTTTGCCAATGCTTTGTTCGCTCATTGGTGGTAACTGAATTTGTGCTGCTCTTGCAAACTGAGATTTCGAAAGCAAGAATAAAGCTTCGCCTCCTCTTAGGTTTAGTTACTTTGGTGGCTGTTGACTCTAGTTATCTGCAAGTCATTGAAGTACTGGTGCAGGATGGAAGTTGTCCAATTATCGCTTGGCTCTTTGGCTGTAAGAACTGAATTTGTGATGCCTTTACTACCTCGTTCGTGCCTTTACTGCCTCGTTATGAATTTGGCTTGCTATGCCTTTACTGCCTCGTTCGTGCTTTGGTTGTAATGCTAGAAGTTAGCATATATAATCAACCAGTATCAGCTATTCAGCCTGTTTGGAGTGCCTTGTTGTCACTATATGTTAAACTGTACTGTTGTCACTATTTTAAATTGTCAAGTTTCATAGttccaaggcaaaagtggtgatctGGACTCTCATTTTATGCATTGTTGGTGAATCTAGTCTAGCAATGGTCTGCTGGTTGTAGTTGCTGACTTGGTGTGCCAGTATCATGGACCAGTAATATTTGACTCATCTGTAGAGTTTGGATTTCAAATGGAATGTGAAATGTCTGTACTTAATTAAAGGAATTGAAATTTCTACGACTCGCCACCATAGTATGTATAGTTTTGGATATGGATAGCAGTAGCGAACTGAATTTGTTCACCTAATCATTACCACTTTAGAAATTCTGAACTACTAGCACACCTGTTAACCGTAGCAATTTTTGTAACCATCTCTGCGGCAAAAGAAATTGAGCCTGTTTTTTCTTATGATAATCGTGCTAAAATCTCATCCATGATCTCGATTTAGCTTGAGAAGCAACATATGCACAGTTACAATGATCTTGGGCATGTCTCCAAAATGGTAGCTTGTCCCCCAAAACCTACAGCAATAGTATCACGGTTCTTATCGGAATGAACTAGTTGTAattgcggagcatccttccatcatccccatagactctacatcaacacatccaaccccataaggacctatgactcgagcacgtgcaagagctcttgaaaccgaggtgacatcactcttctcacaattccctttcgattcacatgagacatggttactacctcaaacggaaacgctatgcatactcaggtaccaaggagctaaccatgaagaagctaggaagcaaggagaatcggaagcggaagacatgcatGAAGACGGAGGGGAAAAAGCACCAAGGACCAGGATGGCCGGACGATCCGGAAGGCGGCCCGGACGATCCagacagagcccggacgatccggaccccggcccggacgatccggctaactcacccgaagacacccgaagctcaaccgtgaagccggatcatccggacccagtcccggatcatccggaccctgcccggacgtccggaccaccagccggacatccggccctgcgccgccaccagccgggcaTCCAGCTCATCCAGGCCTCCACCCGgaccatccggaccagcccggatcatccggctcctctctcggatcatccggccagcgcctgtgtgcgcgtgttgggctgagcccatgtaccccttcgccccctagtctatttataggaccccatctcctcactttgagacttagcattggattagctcatatttgtgtgagagcctttgctcatccacttggatacttctcctcggagaccacgacctcttcggagaagatcccccaagcggattcaagaacccttctagggaagaacatcaaggcctcctctcggagaagaacagttcctttgtatccttacctttgttgactttggatcttgtggatctcttatgtgtgtggtgatctagcacttgtgtgatcgattccttgttggttgagtgactCTCTCTCGTTTTCCTCGTGttttccctttgtgcttccgcatgttcttcgtgattccccgtaggatccactccaaacgtgaaagatcgacgctatagggttccaccctacatcatatggtatcatgagccacgttgatcacgtttttggagcccctgcccctctttttctagcttgattttgttgttttcgtcctaaatccgaaaatccccaccaaaaatagcccccaaatttttttttgtgatttgttggttttgatgatgttttgttgattttgatctgtGGATTCGGTGTGTAACTTGTGGATCTTACTTTTCCCCACCTTCTCcccctcgaaatccatccaaaatccgcgGAATCGTCGAATTTCTCGCCGTTTTCGAGTTCTTCCCGAGCAGTTCCCGACCGcgattgacctgcccggatcatccggaccctgacccggatcatccggacacgcccggatcatccggctcctggcccggatcatccggcttcctctGCCGAAACTGCATTTCTGCagtactccaccaccaccacctacgtctacatacatccccactccaaccaccaccacttccacctgCCAAAACCCCACGACACAACCTCCGTACTACCATTCGACTTTGGGTTCGAGAATTTGAGTTGAgatttccgtgtcctattgtgtttcggctatttaggtgcGGTGCGACATCAACAACTAACGCTCATTTTTGTCGACTACTCATCTTCGCtacggacggtaacttcgacgacatctttgtcataccttgcaattgcattgataaccatcatacaccatcttttgcgttgcttacccatcgagactagccattgagtattgccggcaacgtgacttgtgcacattagtaagCATACTCTATATCATACataccatcgtggtgcatatctcgaaatcaacttgtgtgtcacaaggttgtcatcgcatacacaattgctatcttggttcgtgaagtttgcataagaaaagagctcaaaggAGAAAGCGCCactcaagcttttaagcaaagaggaaagataagcaaagagcttataagcaagaagcatagcatcatactacattaagattgtcatataagatcatcttggatcatagcaccgaaataccatacatatagcatacttgggatagagatcgttgcatttttgcctagtaggttgtgcacaagctccgtatccgcct comes from Triticum aestivum cultivar Chinese Spring chromosome 5B, IWGSC CS RefSeq v2.1, whole genome shotgun sequence and encodes:
- the LOC123115930 gene encoding protein PSK SIMULATOR 1 — translated: MVSGSKSPNKEGWVHGGHDLPLSFSYVSSNNDDFSGSYQTNESDRHSANRKLSTSVFECSSHDVLENAPETTLGAAALASHSANLVVFAEKLAISPRHICPDERDALYGMLTDSIRASLRARLRPPSSAARKKGTPCDRVLAAGWADTVQGILGWLAPVAHNTVRWRSERSFEQRNVGSGTSVLLLQTLHFADRDKTEDAIIELLVGLNYLWRYGTQLSAKPKLESVGGDVYHDRADYIG